The following are encoded together in the Chanodichthys erythropterus isolate Z2021 chromosome 16, ASM2448905v1, whole genome shotgun sequence genome:
- the epb41l3b gene encoding band 4.1-like protein 3b isoform X6: MTTDAGSESDVQKTEAQPSPPQHFPASGHGSPDTRHQYCTEGQSEGSSSELQQQCEDHYISQKSLSSRVSWSALGRSHRLKVMECKVTLLDGTDYTCTVEQKRAKGQALFEKVCDHLNLLEKDYFGITYRDAEGQKNWLDSSKEIKKQISTDPCNFAFSVKFYPPDPAQLSEDITRYYLCLQLRDDVLSGRLPCSFATQAVLGSYTLQSELGDSDADTQGYISDVRLAPNQTKELEEKVLELHRSYKGMTPAEADMLFLENAKKLSMYGVDLHRAKLVGRLFECIAPAQEEDSEGVEIMLGVCSSGLLVYRDKLRINRFAWPKILKISYKRNNFYIKVRPGELEQFESTIGFKLPNHKAAKRLWKVCVEHHTFFRLVSPEAPPKRFLSLGSKFRYSGRTQAQTRRASAQIARAAPQFQRTASRRHTVTASMDSTPVSVNHDDVKNSKPAVATDDLIDTATPEKKAEEMNSVEEENKTNSDESEQAPPTSVTKYSFIKRIKGENVFVKHSNLMLEETDTPTELMQHQLNVSELKKSFLEMRCEASGVNEWDRRLSSSPRLCPRLDEPSSVKPLVWSQEMSEEDKAEPEDVAVKPDHGVESSVAPQVEVCCETQVQTPSAGEKEKYMKALNEAIAMGRRSSWASNREGAVLEGEALDSCHEDFLQIWDPKHQCIEVEDENKETSMEETTTKAQEIPAGNQEFICHEEDEDLLQIWDPKCQSIKVEDEIKEIVMETPSGGEKNSSETQEIPFGNQEVICHEEDEDLLQIWDPKCQSIKVEDEIKETAMEETTSETQDISAGNQEVIFHEEDEDLLQIWDPKRQIIEVEDENRENVMETPSGGEINSSSGTQEIPAGNQEVIFHEEDEDLQQMWDQKHQSIEVEIKETAMETPSGGEGTTSEAQEEENLMLENEMSVVFHSSMESFDQERFDEAFGDPFNRSQLLFCNEEDEAINLATQYYGEFPLYMTSDSSTEQNQIEDQPEEKTINVEDEDDPSCSRVHEQSAFQVLMKTKVWSCQNEEDEENELVSGPHGEQEVALQEIKQEVHEHTVEQSEEPVKDVPVVQTETKTITYESSEVDANGDSDPGVLMSAQTITSESNSTTTTTHITKTVKDGISETHIEKMIVITGDTDIDHDQALAQAIKEAKEQHPDMSVTKVVVHKESEISPAEGDA; the protein is encoded by the exons ATGACGACGGACGCAGGCTCAGAATCGGACGTCCAGAAGACAGAAGCCCAACCGTCCCCCCCGCAGCACTTCCCAGCATCAGGACACGGCAGTCCGGACACACGGCACCAG TATTGCACAGAGGGCCAATCAGAAGGCAGTTCATCAGAACTCCAGCAGCAGTGCGAGGATCACTACATTTCCCAGAAGTCTCTGAGCAGCAGAGTGTCCTGGTCAGCGTTGGGCAGGAGCCACAGACTGAAGGTCATGGAGTGTAAGGTCACGCTGCTGGACGGCACGGACTACACCTGCACGGTGGAG CAGAAACGAGCGAAAGGTCAGGCGCTGTTTGAGAAGGTTTGTGACCACCTGAATCTTCTGGAGAAGGACTATTTTGGCATTACGTACCGGGACGCTGAAGGCCAGAAG AACTGGCTGGACTCTTCCAAGGAGATTAAGAAGCAGATCAGTA CTGATCCCTGCAACTTTGCCTTCAGCGTGAAGTTTTATCCTCCGGATCCGGCGCAGCTGTCTGAGGACATCACCAG GTATTACCTGTGTCTGCAGCTCAGAGATGACGTGTTGTCCGGCCGCTTGCCGTGTTCTTTCGCCACTCAGGCCGTGTTGGGCTCGTACACGCTTCAGTCTGAGCTGGGCGACAGCGACGCCGACACGCAGGGATACATCAGCGACGTGCGTCTGGCTCCAAACCAGACCAAAGAGCTGGAGGAGAAAGTGCTGGAGCTGCACCGCAGTTACAA agGAATGACTCCTGCTGAAGCTGACATGCTGTTCTTGGAAAACGCTAAGAAACTCTCCATGTACGGAGTCGACCTGCACCGTGCCAAG CTGGTCGGACGGCTGTTTGAGTGCATTGCACCGGCGCAGGAGGAG GATTCGGAGGGTGTGGAGATCATGCTGGGAGTTTGTTCCAGCGGCCTCCTCGTCTACAGAGATAAACTCCGCATCAATCGCTTCGCCTGGCCCAAAATACTCAAGATATCCTACAAGAGGAACAACTTCTACATCAAGGTCCGGCCGGGAGAG CTGGAGCAGTTCGAGAGCACAATCGGGTTTAAACTCCCAAATCACAAAGCAGCGAAGAGGCTGTGGAAAGTTTGTGTGGAACATCACACCTTCTTCAG GCTGGTGTCTCCTGAGGCTCCGCCCAAACGCTTCCTGTCATTGGGCTCAAAGTTCCGCTACAGCGGTCGAACACAAGCACAGACGCGCAGAGCGAGCGCTCAGATCGCACGGGCCGCACCTCAGTTCCAGCGCACGGCCAGCAGACGACACACCGTCACAGCCAGCATGGACAGCA CACCAGTGTCGGTCAACCATGATGACGTGAAGAACTCCAAACCTGCTGTTGCTACGGACGACCTCATCGACACGGCAACACCGGAGAAGAAGGCAGAGGAGATGAACTCTGTGGAGGAGGAGAATAAGACCAACAGTGATGAATCAGAGCAAGCCCCGCCCACCTCCGTCACCAAG TATAGTTTCATAAAGCGGATTAAAGGAGAGAATGTGTTTGTCAAGCACAGTAATCTCATGTTGGAG GAGACAGACACGCCCACAGAACTAATGCAGCATCAGCTGAACGTCAGTGAGCTGAAGAAGTCGTTTTTGGAGATGCGCTGTGAAGCGTCTGGTGTGAATGAGTGGGACAGGAGACTGTCCTCATCTCCTCGTCTCTGTCCTCGACTGGACGAGCCTTCATCGGTTAAACCCCTCGTGTGGTCACAGGAA ATGTCCGAGGAGGATAAAGCCGAACCTGAAGATGTTGCAGTAAAGCCGGATCACGGTGTTGAG AGTTCAGTTGCTCCACAGGTGGAGGTGTGCTGTGAGACGCAGGTACAAACTCCCTCTGCTGGTGAAAAAGAGAAGTACATGAAGGCCCTGAATGAGGCCATTGCAATGGGGAGACGCTCTTCATGGGCTTCAAATAGAGAAGGTGCCGTTCTGGAAGGTGAAGCATTGGACAGCTGTCATGAAGACTTTCTGCAAATCTGGGATCCCAAACACCAATGTATTGAAGTTGAAGATGAAAACAAGGAAACTTCAATGGAAGAAACCACCACAAAAGCCCAAGAGATTCCTGCTGGAAACCAAGAATTCATTTGCCATGAAGAGGATGAAGACTTGCTCCAAATCTGGGATCCAAAATGCCAAAGTATTAAGGTTGAAGATGAAATCAAGGAAATTGTGATGGAAACTCCATCTGGAGGAGAAAAAAACAGTTCAGAAACCCAAGAGATTCCTTTTGGAAACCAAGAAGTCATTTGCCATGAAGAAGATGAAGATTTGCTCCAAATCTGGGATCCGAAATGCCAAAGTATTAAGGTTGAAGATGAAATAAAGGAAACTGCAATGGAAGAAACCACCTCAGAAACCCAAGATATTTCTGCTGGAAACCAAGAAGTCATTTTCCATGAAGAAGATGAAGATTTGCTACAAATCTGGGATCCAAAACGCCAAATTATTGAGGTTGAAGATGAAAACAGAGAAAATGTGATGGAAACTCCATCTGGAGGAGAAATAAACAGTTCTTCAGGAACCCAAGAGATTCCTGCTGGAAACCAAGAAGTAATTTTCCATGAAGAAGATGAAGATTTGCAACAAATGTGGGATCAGAAACACCAAAGTATTGAAGTTGAAATCAAGGAAACTGCAATGGAAACTCCATCTGGAGGAGAAGGAACCACCTCAGAAGCCCAAGAGGAGGAGAACCTGATGTTGGAGAATGAGATGTCGGTGGTGTTCCACAGCAGCATGGAGAGTTTTGATCAAGAACGCTTTGACGAAGCATTTGGAGACCCGTTTAATCGTTCTCAGCTCTTGTTTTGTAATGAAGAGGATGAGGCCATCAACTTGGCGACTCAATACTATGGAGAATTCCCACTTTACATGACGTCTGATTCATCAACTGAGCAAAACCAGATAGAAGACCAACCTGAAGAGAAGACGATCAACGTTGAAGATGAAGATGATCCTTCATGTTCCCGAGTACACGAGCAGTCAGCGTTTCAAGTTCTTATGAAAACAAAAGTGTGGTCCTGTCAGAATGAGGAGGATGAAGAGAATGAGCTGGTTTCTGGACCACATGGAGAACAGGAAGTGGCTTTACAGGAAATAAAGCAGGAAGTGCATGAACATACAGTAGAG CAGTCGGAGGAACCGGTTAAAGACGTTCCTGTGGTTCAGACCGAGACCAAGACCATCACGTACGAGTCTTCAGAG gTTGATGCCAATGGCGACTCGGATCCAGGCGTCCTGATGAGCGCTCAGACGATCACATCAGAGAGCAAcagcaccaccaccaccacacacaTCACCAAG ACGGTGAAGGACGGCATTTCAGAGACTCACATCGAAAAGATGATCGTGATCACAGGAGACACAGACATCGACCACGACCAG GCTCTGGCTCAGGCTATTAAAGAGGCCAAAGAGCAGCACCCAGACATGTCCGTCACTAAAGTAGTGGTGCATAAAGAGAGCGAGATCTCACCTGCTGAAGGTGACGCGTGA
- the epb41l3b gene encoding band 4.1-like protein 3b isoform X14, translating into MTTDAGSESDVQKTEAQPSPPQHFPASGHGSPDTRHQYCTEGQSEGSSSELQQQCEDHYISQKSLSSRVSWSALGRSHRLKVMECKVTLLDGTDYTCTVEQKRAKGQALFEKVCDHLNLLEKDYFGITYRDAEGQKNWLDSSKEIKKQISTDPCNFAFSVKFYPPDPAQLSEDITRYYLCLQLRDDVLSGRLPCSFATQAVLGSYTLQSELGDSDADTQGYISDVRLAPNQTKELEEKVLELHRSYKGMTPAEADMLFLENAKKLSMYGVDLHRAKLVGRLFECIAPAQEEDSEGVEIMLGVCSSGLLVYRDKLRINRFAWPKILKISYKRNNFYIKVRPGELEQFESTIGFKLPNHKAAKRLWKVCVEHHTFFRLVSPEAPPKRFLSLGSKFRYSGRTQAQTRRASAQIARAAPQFQRTASRRHTVTASMDSTPVSVNHDDVKNSKPAVATDDLIDTATPEKKAEEMNSVEEENKTNSDESEQAPPTSVTKTDSEQTDFACDDDSTATEMSEEDKAEPEDVAVKPDHGVESSVAPQVEVCCETQVQTPSAGEKEKYMKALNEAIAMGRRSSWASNREGAVLEGEALDSCHEDFLQIWDPKHQCIEVEDENKETSMEETTTKAQEIPAGNQEFICHEEDEDLLQIWDPKCQSIKVEDEIKEIVMETPSGGEKNSSETQEIPFGNQEVICHEEDEDLLQIWDPKCQSIKVEDEIKETAMEETTSETQDISAGNQEVIFHEEDEDLLQIWDPKRQIIEVEDENRENVMETPSGGEINSSSGTQEIPAGNQEVIFHEEDEDLQQMWDQKHQSIEVEIKETAMETPSGGEGTTSEAQEEENLMLENEMSVVFHSSMESFDQERFDEAFGDPFNRSQLLFCNEEDEAINLATQYYGEFPLYMTSDSSTEQNQIEDQPEEKTINVEDEDDPSCSRVHEQSAFQVLMKTKVWSCQNEEDEENELVSGPHGEQEVALQEIKQEVHEHTVEQSEEPVKDVPVVQTETKTITYESSEVDANGDSDPGVLMSAQTITSESNSTTTTTHITKTVKDGISETHIEKMIVITGDTDIDHDQALAQAIKEAKEQHPDMSVTKVVVHKESEISPAEGDA; encoded by the exons ATGACGACGGACGCAGGCTCAGAATCGGACGTCCAGAAGACAGAAGCCCAACCGTCCCCCCCGCAGCACTTCCCAGCATCAGGACACGGCAGTCCGGACACACGGCACCAG TATTGCACAGAGGGCCAATCAGAAGGCAGTTCATCAGAACTCCAGCAGCAGTGCGAGGATCACTACATTTCCCAGAAGTCTCTGAGCAGCAGAGTGTCCTGGTCAGCGTTGGGCAGGAGCCACAGACTGAAGGTCATGGAGTGTAAGGTCACGCTGCTGGACGGCACGGACTACACCTGCACGGTGGAG CAGAAACGAGCGAAAGGTCAGGCGCTGTTTGAGAAGGTTTGTGACCACCTGAATCTTCTGGAGAAGGACTATTTTGGCATTACGTACCGGGACGCTGAAGGCCAGAAG AACTGGCTGGACTCTTCCAAGGAGATTAAGAAGCAGATCAGTA CTGATCCCTGCAACTTTGCCTTCAGCGTGAAGTTTTATCCTCCGGATCCGGCGCAGCTGTCTGAGGACATCACCAG GTATTACCTGTGTCTGCAGCTCAGAGATGACGTGTTGTCCGGCCGCTTGCCGTGTTCTTTCGCCACTCAGGCCGTGTTGGGCTCGTACACGCTTCAGTCTGAGCTGGGCGACAGCGACGCCGACACGCAGGGATACATCAGCGACGTGCGTCTGGCTCCAAACCAGACCAAAGAGCTGGAGGAGAAAGTGCTGGAGCTGCACCGCAGTTACAA agGAATGACTCCTGCTGAAGCTGACATGCTGTTCTTGGAAAACGCTAAGAAACTCTCCATGTACGGAGTCGACCTGCACCGTGCCAAG CTGGTCGGACGGCTGTTTGAGTGCATTGCACCGGCGCAGGAGGAG GATTCGGAGGGTGTGGAGATCATGCTGGGAGTTTGTTCCAGCGGCCTCCTCGTCTACAGAGATAAACTCCGCATCAATCGCTTCGCCTGGCCCAAAATACTCAAGATATCCTACAAGAGGAACAACTTCTACATCAAGGTCCGGCCGGGAGAG CTGGAGCAGTTCGAGAGCACAATCGGGTTTAAACTCCCAAATCACAAAGCAGCGAAGAGGCTGTGGAAAGTTTGTGTGGAACATCACACCTTCTTCAG GCTGGTGTCTCCTGAGGCTCCGCCCAAACGCTTCCTGTCATTGGGCTCAAAGTTCCGCTACAGCGGTCGAACACAAGCACAGACGCGCAGAGCGAGCGCTCAGATCGCACGGGCCGCACCTCAGTTCCAGCGCACGGCCAGCAGACGACACACCGTCACAGCCAGCATGGACAGCA CACCAGTGTCGGTCAACCATGATGACGTGAAGAACTCCAAACCTGCTGTTGCTACGGACGACCTCATCGACACGGCAACACCGGAGAAGAAGGCAGAGGAGATGAACTCTGTGGAGGAGGAGAATAAGACCAACAGTGATGAATCAGAGCAAGCCCCGCCCACCTCCGTCACCAAG ACCGACAGCGAGCAAACCGACTTCGCTTGTGATGACGACTCGACGGCGACTGAG ATGTCCGAGGAGGATAAAGCCGAACCTGAAGATGTTGCAGTAAAGCCGGATCACGGTGTTGAG AGTTCAGTTGCTCCACAGGTGGAGGTGTGCTGTGAGACGCAGGTACAAACTCCCTCTGCTGGTGAAAAAGAGAAGTACATGAAGGCCCTGAATGAGGCCATTGCAATGGGGAGACGCTCTTCATGGGCTTCAAATAGAGAAGGTGCCGTTCTGGAAGGTGAAGCATTGGACAGCTGTCATGAAGACTTTCTGCAAATCTGGGATCCCAAACACCAATGTATTGAAGTTGAAGATGAAAACAAGGAAACTTCAATGGAAGAAACCACCACAAAAGCCCAAGAGATTCCTGCTGGAAACCAAGAATTCATTTGCCATGAAGAGGATGAAGACTTGCTCCAAATCTGGGATCCAAAATGCCAAAGTATTAAGGTTGAAGATGAAATCAAGGAAATTGTGATGGAAACTCCATCTGGAGGAGAAAAAAACAGTTCAGAAACCCAAGAGATTCCTTTTGGAAACCAAGAAGTCATTTGCCATGAAGAAGATGAAGATTTGCTCCAAATCTGGGATCCGAAATGCCAAAGTATTAAGGTTGAAGATGAAATAAAGGAAACTGCAATGGAAGAAACCACCTCAGAAACCCAAGATATTTCTGCTGGAAACCAAGAAGTCATTTTCCATGAAGAAGATGAAGATTTGCTACAAATCTGGGATCCAAAACGCCAAATTATTGAGGTTGAAGATGAAAACAGAGAAAATGTGATGGAAACTCCATCTGGAGGAGAAATAAACAGTTCTTCAGGAACCCAAGAGATTCCTGCTGGAAACCAAGAAGTAATTTTCCATGAAGAAGATGAAGATTTGCAACAAATGTGGGATCAGAAACACCAAAGTATTGAAGTTGAAATCAAGGAAACTGCAATGGAAACTCCATCTGGAGGAGAAGGAACCACCTCAGAAGCCCAAGAGGAGGAGAACCTGATGTTGGAGAATGAGATGTCGGTGGTGTTCCACAGCAGCATGGAGAGTTTTGATCAAGAACGCTTTGACGAAGCATTTGGAGACCCGTTTAATCGTTCTCAGCTCTTGTTTTGTAATGAAGAGGATGAGGCCATCAACTTGGCGACTCAATACTATGGAGAATTCCCACTTTACATGACGTCTGATTCATCAACTGAGCAAAACCAGATAGAAGACCAACCTGAAGAGAAGACGATCAACGTTGAAGATGAAGATGATCCTTCATGTTCCCGAGTACACGAGCAGTCAGCGTTTCAAGTTCTTATGAAAACAAAAGTGTGGTCCTGTCAGAATGAGGAGGATGAAGAGAATGAGCTGGTTTCTGGACCACATGGAGAACAGGAAGTGGCTTTACAGGAAATAAAGCAGGAAGTGCATGAACATACAGTAGAG CAGTCGGAGGAACCGGTTAAAGACGTTCCTGTGGTTCAGACCGAGACCAAGACCATCACGTACGAGTCTTCAGAG gTTGATGCCAATGGCGACTCGGATCCAGGCGTCCTGATGAGCGCTCAGACGATCACATCAGAGAGCAAcagcaccaccaccaccacacacaTCACCAAG ACGGTGAAGGACGGCATTTCAGAGACTCACATCGAAAAGATGATCGTGATCACAGGAGACACAGACATCGACCACGACCAG GCTCTGGCTCAGGCTATTAAAGAGGCCAAAGAGCAGCACCCAGACATGTCCGTCACTAAAGTAGTGGTGCATAAAGAGAGCGAGATCTCACCTGCTGAAGGTGACGCGTGA
- the epb41l3b gene encoding band 4.1-like protein 3b isoform X2 encodes MTTDAGSESDVQKTEAQPSPPQHFPASGHGSPDTRHQYCTEGQSEGSSSELQQQCEDHYISQKSLSSRVSWSALGRSHRLKVMECKVTLLDGTDYTCTVEKRAKGQALFEKVCDHLNLLEKDYFGITYRDAEGQKNWLDSSKEIKKQISTDPCNFAFSVKFYPPDPAQLSEDITRYYLCLQLRDDVLSGRLPCSFATQAVLGSYTLQSELGDSDADTQGYISDVRLAPNQTKELEEKVLELHRSYKGMTPAEADMLFLENAKKLSMYGVDLHRAKLVGRLFECIAPAQEEDSEGVEIMLGVCSSGLLVYRDKLRINRFAWPKILKISYKRNNFYIKVRPGELEQFESTIGFKLPNHKAAKRLWKVCVEHHTFFRLVSPEAPPKRFLSLGSKFRYSGRTQAQTRRASAQIARAAPQFQRTASRRHTVTASMDSTPVSVNHDDVKNSKPAVATDDLIDTATPEKKAEEMNSVEEENKTNSDESEQAPPTSVTKTDSEQTDFACDDDSTATESDFEDNTDVRTQYSFIKRIKGENVFVKHSNLMLEETDTPTELMQHQLNVSELKKSFLEMRCEASGVNEWDRRLSSSPRLCPRLDEPSSVKPLVWSQEMSEEDKAEPEDVAVKPDHGVESSVAPQVEVCCETQVQTPSAGEKEKYMKALNEAIAMGRRSSWASNREGAVLEGEALDSCHEDFLQIWDPKHQCIEVEDENKETSMEETTTKAQEIPAGNQEFICHEEDEDLLQIWDPKCQSIKVEDEIKEIVMETPSGGEKNSSETQEIPFGNQEVICHEEDEDLLQIWDPKCQSIKVEDEIKETAMEETTSETQDISAGNQEVIFHEEDEDLLQIWDPKRQIIEVEDENRENVMETPSGGEINSSSGTQEIPAGNQEVIFHEEDEDLQQMWDQKHQSIEVEIKETAMETPSGGEGTTSEAQEEENLMLENEMSVVFHSSMESFDQERFDEAFGDPFNRSQLLFCNEEDEAINLATQYYGEFPLYMTSDSSTEQNQIEDQPEEKTINVEDEDDPSCSRVHEQSAFQVLMKTKVWSCQNEEDEENELVSGPHGEQEVALQEIKQEVHEHTVEQSEEPVKDVPVVQTETKTITYESSEVDANGDSDPGVLMSAQTITSESNSTTTTTHITKTVKDGISETHIEKMIVITGDTDIDHDQALAQAIKEAKEQHPDMSVTKVVVHKESEISPAEGDA; translated from the exons ATGACGACGGACGCAGGCTCAGAATCGGACGTCCAGAAGACAGAAGCCCAACCGTCCCCCCCGCAGCACTTCCCAGCATCAGGACACGGCAGTCCGGACACACGGCACCAG TATTGCACAGAGGGCCAATCAGAAGGCAGTTCATCAGAACTCCAGCAGCAGTGCGAGGATCACTACATTTCCCAGAAGTCTCTGAGCAGCAGAGTGTCCTGGTCAGCGTTGGGCAGGAGCCACAGACTGAAGGTCATGGAGTGTAAGGTCACGCTGCTGGACGGCACGGACTACACCTGCACGGTGGAG AAACGAGCGAAAGGTCAGGCGCTGTTTGAGAAGGTTTGTGACCACCTGAATCTTCTGGAGAAGGACTATTTTGGCATTACGTACCGGGACGCTGAAGGCCAGAAG AACTGGCTGGACTCTTCCAAGGAGATTAAGAAGCAGATCAGTA CTGATCCCTGCAACTTTGCCTTCAGCGTGAAGTTTTATCCTCCGGATCCGGCGCAGCTGTCTGAGGACATCACCAG GTATTACCTGTGTCTGCAGCTCAGAGATGACGTGTTGTCCGGCCGCTTGCCGTGTTCTTTCGCCACTCAGGCCGTGTTGGGCTCGTACACGCTTCAGTCTGAGCTGGGCGACAGCGACGCCGACACGCAGGGATACATCAGCGACGTGCGTCTGGCTCCAAACCAGACCAAAGAGCTGGAGGAGAAAGTGCTGGAGCTGCACCGCAGTTACAA agGAATGACTCCTGCTGAAGCTGACATGCTGTTCTTGGAAAACGCTAAGAAACTCTCCATGTACGGAGTCGACCTGCACCGTGCCAAG CTGGTCGGACGGCTGTTTGAGTGCATTGCACCGGCGCAGGAGGAG GATTCGGAGGGTGTGGAGATCATGCTGGGAGTTTGTTCCAGCGGCCTCCTCGTCTACAGAGATAAACTCCGCATCAATCGCTTCGCCTGGCCCAAAATACTCAAGATATCCTACAAGAGGAACAACTTCTACATCAAGGTCCGGCCGGGAGAG CTGGAGCAGTTCGAGAGCACAATCGGGTTTAAACTCCCAAATCACAAAGCAGCGAAGAGGCTGTGGAAAGTTTGTGTGGAACATCACACCTTCTTCAG GCTGGTGTCTCCTGAGGCTCCGCCCAAACGCTTCCTGTCATTGGGCTCAAAGTTCCGCTACAGCGGTCGAACACAAGCACAGACGCGCAGAGCGAGCGCTCAGATCGCACGGGCCGCACCTCAGTTCCAGCGCACGGCCAGCAGACGACACACCGTCACAGCCAGCATGGACAGCA CACCAGTGTCGGTCAACCATGATGACGTGAAGAACTCCAAACCTGCTGTTGCTACGGACGACCTCATCGACACGGCAACACCGGAGAAGAAGGCAGAGGAGATGAACTCTGTGGAGGAGGAGAATAAGACCAACAGTGATGAATCAGAGCAAGCCCCGCCCACCTCCGTCACCAAG ACCGACAGCGAGCAAACCGACTTCGCTTGTGATGACGACTCGACGGCGACTGAG TCTGACTTTGAGGACAACACTGATGTGAGGACACAG TATAGTTTCATAAAGCGGATTAAAGGAGAGAATGTGTTTGTCAAGCACAGTAATCTCATGTTGGAG GAGACAGACACGCCCACAGAACTAATGCAGCATCAGCTGAACGTCAGTGAGCTGAAGAAGTCGTTTTTGGAGATGCGCTGTGAAGCGTCTGGTGTGAATGAGTGGGACAGGAGACTGTCCTCATCTCCTCGTCTCTGTCCTCGACTGGACGAGCCTTCATCGGTTAAACCCCTCGTGTGGTCACAGGAA ATGTCCGAGGAGGATAAAGCCGAACCTGAAGATGTTGCAGTAAAGCCGGATCACGGTGTTGAG AGTTCAGTTGCTCCACAGGTGGAGGTGTGCTGTGAGACGCAGGTACAAACTCCCTCTGCTGGTGAAAAAGAGAAGTACATGAAGGCCCTGAATGAGGCCATTGCAATGGGGAGACGCTCTTCATGGGCTTCAAATAGAGAAGGTGCCGTTCTGGAAGGTGAAGCATTGGACAGCTGTCATGAAGACTTTCTGCAAATCTGGGATCCCAAACACCAATGTATTGAAGTTGAAGATGAAAACAAGGAAACTTCAATGGAAGAAACCACCACAAAAGCCCAAGAGATTCCTGCTGGAAACCAAGAATTCATTTGCCATGAAGAGGATGAAGACTTGCTCCAAATCTGGGATCCAAAATGCCAAAGTATTAAGGTTGAAGATGAAATCAAGGAAATTGTGATGGAAACTCCATCTGGAGGAGAAAAAAACAGTTCAGAAACCCAAGAGATTCCTTTTGGAAACCAAGAAGTCATTTGCCATGAAGAAGATGAAGATTTGCTCCAAATCTGGGATCCGAAATGCCAAAGTATTAAGGTTGAAGATGAAATAAAGGAAACTGCAATGGAAGAAACCACCTCAGAAACCCAAGATATTTCTGCTGGAAACCAAGAAGTCATTTTCCATGAAGAAGATGAAGATTTGCTACAAATCTGGGATCCAAAACGCCAAATTATTGAGGTTGAAGATGAAAACAGAGAAAATGTGATGGAAACTCCATCTGGAGGAGAAATAAACAGTTCTTCAGGAACCCAAGAGATTCCTGCTGGAAACCAAGAAGTAATTTTCCATGAAGAAGATGAAGATTTGCAACAAATGTGGGATCAGAAACACCAAAGTATTGAAGTTGAAATCAAGGAAACTGCAATGGAAACTCCATCTGGAGGAGAAGGAACCACCTCAGAAGCCCAAGAGGAGGAGAACCTGATGTTGGAGAATGAGATGTCGGTGGTGTTCCACAGCAGCATGGAGAGTTTTGATCAAGAACGCTTTGACGAAGCATTTGGAGACCCGTTTAATCGTTCTCAGCTCTTGTTTTGTAATGAAGAGGATGAGGCCATCAACTTGGCGACTCAATACTATGGAGAATTCCCACTTTACATGACGTCTGATTCATCAACTGAGCAAAACCAGATAGAAGACCAACCTGAAGAGAAGACGATCAACGTTGAAGATGAAGATGATCCTTCATGTTCCCGAGTACACGAGCAGTCAGCGTTTCAAGTTCTTATGAAAACAAAAGTGTGGTCCTGTCAGAATGAGGAGGATGAAGAGAATGAGCTGGTTTCTGGACCACATGGAGAACAGGAAGTGGCTTTACAGGAAATAAAGCAGGAAGTGCATGAACATACAGTAGAG CAGTCGGAGGAACCGGTTAAAGACGTTCCTGTGGTTCAGACCGAGACCAAGACCATCACGTACGAGTCTTCAGAG gTTGATGCCAATGGCGACTCGGATCCAGGCGTCCTGATGAGCGCTCAGACGATCACATCAGAGAGCAAcagcaccaccaccaccacacacaTCACCAAG ACGGTGAAGGACGGCATTTCAGAGACTCACATCGAAAAGATGATCGTGATCACAGGAGACACAGACATCGACCACGACCAG GCTCTGGCTCAGGCTATTAAAGAGGCCAAAGAGCAGCACCCAGACATGTCCGTCACTAAAGTAGTGGTGCATAAAGAGAGCGAGATCTCACCTGCTGAAGGTGACGCGTGA